The Paenibacillus dendritiformis region TTTAACTCTCACCAGTATGTATCCGTAGTGCCGAAGGACTTTTTCGATTTCCTCCAACGTAATCCCATTCGGGCGGTTTTTCATTTTCTGGAGAAGTTTCTCTATCCTAGCCATGTCTCACCTCCTGATATTATAGTACCATATTTGGTACCAATAATCAAGTGGTGAACAGAGAAAAAGCACCGCGAAGGGTGCTTATCACCAATAATAATCTGCCTCTACGGATTTAGGCAGAATGATTTCTGTTCCACAGTCCGGGCACTCCATCTTTTTTCGTTCATAGCCTAGAACGGCCCCGCCATGGTCTAAAGTATCTTTCCAAACATACTCTTTTTTGCAGCGGGGGCAACTGTCAAGCTTCCATCCGGAATAGTCTTTAATGTTGTTCCTTTGTAAAATTTCTGACACGCTCAACCCTGTCACCTTCCCTGCTTTAACTAAAATAAAAATAGTTCCCACACTTATCGCAGTTAATTTTAAGTTCTGAATCTTCCGGCGTTTCCTCGTCGATATCTAACTCCAATCTGACGATGCTTCCATTTACGTGGTAGCCTTCTAACTCAACCTCACTGCCGCAATTGC contains the following coding sequences:
- a CDS encoding type II toxin-antitoxin system HicA family toxin; translation: MARIEKLLQKMKNRPNGITLEEIEKVLRHYGYILVRVKGSHHHYRSQAGELITIPKHNPLKAVYVKDVLERIGE